ATTGTTAATAACGGAAACCGAGACTTAATTAGTTTAAAATCCTTGATAATCGTGTTACGTGAACAAGAAAACTGATCAGCTAATTCGTTAATTGAAACGTTTTTGCCACTACCAATTAAATAAAGAACAATAATCGTTTGTCGGTCTAGTGCACTAACAACTGTCTTTGTTGACTTAGGCACAACTTGCAATCTATTATCATACTTAATTATTACTTTTTTGGTCTGATCGGTCATTTTATAACCATAGCGTGGGATATTAACAATTTCTGCTAAATTATTTTTGTGTAGTTCCTGATTGATTGAGTTTAGCCAATTAAAAGCTGTTCTACGCGAAATATTAAAGGTTTCCATTATTTCTTTCAAACTAATAAAATCAGGTGCTTTTGCCAAATACACCAATAATTTGTTAGCATTTGTTAATTTAACAGAACCATTTCTCGTCACACCAATCACCCTTCAATTACAGCGATATTCTTTTTAGCCAAAATATCCTTTACAGGCTTAATTAAGATCCAACTTATCAATAATGTCGTCGATTACAGCATCAACACCAATATTAGTTAATAATGGTAAGCCATTGATTACTGGAATCTTAATTGCATCATTATCATATTGTGTTGTTGTGATTACCAAGTCATAATCATTTGCGAGTGATTCAACTTGAGCAACTGAAGATTGGCCCAAAGTATATTTATCACTATCAATTCCACGATTAGTTAGTTCTTCTTGCAGCTTATTCATTGCACTAGTACTAGTAACTACTCCTGCACCACAGGCAACCAAAATTTTTTTCATAATATATTCTCCTTTAAATTAAAATTTATTTTTTACTCTTACTTGCTGCTAATTGACTTTCTTCGGCAATAATTTTCTTTCTATTCCACCAACATAAGCCAACAATCAAAATAATCCCAATTACATAAGCAGCAATCTTAAATGGTGCTACTTGAACAATTAACCAAGGATATGGGTTAGAACCATAGTCAATACTTGAAATCATTGATGAGCCTTTTGGCAAAGCGAAGTGAGCAGCCCTAGCACATTTAGTAACTAATGGTGCTAAGTTAGTACCAATCCACAAACCAATAACGACGTTGATTGCACCAATAATAAATGATCTAAAGAAGTCTCCGTGAGTTATTGAAACAATTAATGGGAACATGAAGACAAAGCCAACCAAACCAATAGTTGGTAGGAATTGATTACCTGGCAAAATAAAGGCAAACAGTAACGCTACCGGAATCATTAAAGTAGCACAAGCTAAGACTACGGGGCTACCAATACCAACAGCAGTATCCATCCCAATGTAAATCTTTCTCTTACCAGAGAACTTCTTCTGTGTAAATGCTTGAATGGCGTTTGAAACAGGGACAACACCTTGTAAAAGTAGCGCTGCCATCTTAGGGGTGATAATCATCACAGCTGATAAAGTAACACCCATTAACATAATCTTACCTAACTTAGTTGCAATCGTCATGCCCGGAATGAAACCATAAGCTAAGATACCAATAATAATCCCAATGGCGAATCCCAACAATGTTGGTTCACCCCATGAACCGAACTTCTTATTAAAGTCCTTAGCATCCATGTGAATCTTGTTAACACCCGGAATTTTATCAATAATCCAGTTAAAGACAATGGCAATTGGAACAAAGGAACCTGCATATCCATGAGGAATTGAAATTCCCGGCAAGCCCAAGTATTTTTCCGATAACGGTGCTGTTCTATCAGCGGTTACCATGATCACAATCATATTGACACTAGCCAAGAATAGACTCAAAACAATATCTTTTGTTAGAGCATAAACAAGTGAACCACTGAAGGCAAAGTGCCAAAAGTCCCAAATATCAACATCAATTGTTGAAGTAGTCTTGGTTACTAGCATTAAGATATTAATCGCAATTCCCAACGGAATCATGCTTACGCCAACTGCAGTACCATAAGCAATTGCGGAAGCTGACGGCCAGCCAACATCAATAACTTGCAAGTTCAGGTGCATAACTTGAATCATGTTTTTAATAGCTGGATTCATTACATCAGTTAAAATTGAAACAGTGGCATTTAACCCAATAAAACCAATACCAACCATTAAACCGCCACGCAGTGCTTTAGTAAAAGGTACACGTACGCAAAGACCAAAGATTAGCATGATAATTGGAATTAGCACAGTTGGTCCTAAGCCAACAATATACATGATGAAATCAATAATCGGTTTCATAAATAATTCCTCCCAAATAATATTTATTAAATATGCTTAATTACAGCATCGTAGAGCTGCTTGCTATCAGTAATTTTTTGCAAGCAAGCTAGTAATTCTTGATTCTGAAATAAAGCCATTAGTTTTTGTAACATTTCCACTTGACTATGTGGATCCTTCAAAGCTAACATAACGACAATTCGAACTTCTAACAGCTGATCAGTTACAGCCATGTTATGAAATTCAACTGGATGAGCTAATGTCGCAAAAGTTATTGCAGCTTCATTAACATACTGGACATCGGTATGTGGAATTGCCACCGCGATTTTTCCACTAGGTAACCCTGTTGGATGAATTTGCTCACGTTCTTTTACAGCCTGTTCAAAAGTATCTTTTACCTTACCGTTATCTTTAAGCTGAGTTGCTAAATAGTGAATAACTTCATCAGCAGAATTAGCCTTAACTTGTGCAAAAACCAGCCTTGGACTTAATAATTCCATTTATTCACCTCCCATTTGTCTTCTTACACCAAATATTTAACCATTTATAAAAGCGCTTTATAAGTAACGCCAAGCAACCAATTTTAGTGCAACTAATTGACTAGCAAAACTAAGACCGTTTTGCATGCATCATTGATTGCGCATTATCTTGACCATAATAGGCATTCT
The sequence above is a segment of the Lactobacillus sp. ESL0677 genome. Coding sequences within it:
- a CDS encoding PTS sugar transporter subunit IIA; amino-acid sequence: MELLSPRLVFAQVKANSADEVIHYLATQLKDNGKVKDTFEQAVKEREQIHPTGLPSGKIAVAIPHTDVQYVNEAAITFATLAHPVEFHNMAVTDQLLEVRIVVMLALKDPHSQVEMLQKLMALFQNQELLACLQKITDSKQLYDAVIKHI
- a CDS encoding PTS transporter subunit IIC; the protein is MKPIIDFIMYIVGLGPTVLIPIIMLIFGLCVRVPFTKALRGGLMVGIGFIGLNATVSILTDVMNPAIKNMIQVMHLNLQVIDVGWPSASAIAYGTAVGVSMIPLGIAINILMLVTKTTSTIDVDIWDFWHFAFSGSLVYALTKDIVLSLFLASVNMIVIMVTADRTAPLSEKYLGLPGISIPHGYAGSFVPIAIVFNWIIDKIPGVNKIHMDAKDFNKKFGSWGEPTLLGFAIGIIIGILAYGFIPGMTIATKLGKIMLMGVTLSAVMIITPKMAALLLQGVVPVSNAIQAFTQKKFSGKRKIYIGMDTAVGIGSPVVLACATLMIPVALLFAFILPGNQFLPTIGLVGFVFMFPLIVSITHGDFFRSFIIGAINVVIGLWIGTNLAPLVTKCARAAHFALPKGSSMISSIDYGSNPYPWLIVQVAPFKIAAYVIGIILIVGLCWWNRKKIIAEESQLAASKSKK
- a CDS encoding PTS sugar transporter subunit IIB — protein: MKKILVACGAGVVTSTSAMNKLQEELTNRGIDSDKYTLGQSSVAQVESLANDYDLVITTTQYDNDAIKIPVINGLPLLTNIGVDAVIDDIIDKLDLN